One Candidatus Binatia bacterium DNA window includes the following coding sequences:
- a CDS encoding malto-oligosyltrehalose trehalohydrolase, protein MLERGARLVGGDEAVFSVWAPGSERVSLRLADGREVPLEKRPDGVREARVRGVGPGTRYAFLLEGRARPDPTSRFQPEGVHGWSEIVDPSAFSWSDRDWTGLGCEDLVLYELHVGTYTEEGTFEAILPHLRALRELGVTALELMPVAEFPGRRNWGYDGVLPYAPHGAYGGPDGLRRLVDAAHAERLGVFLDVVYNHLGPEGNYLGEFGPYFTDAYRTPWGAALNFDGPDSDEVRRYFLDNALYWMHEFHVDGLRLDAVHAIFDFGAIPFLEELASRVREEAERLGRRFLLIAESDRNDPRLVRPPRRGGYGLDAVWNDDFHHALHAALTGERDGYYADFGSVEHLAKAFRDRFVYDGVYSRYRRRRHGAPAGDVPASRFVVFAQNHDQVGNRALGERLSRLVCFERLKLAAALVLLSPYVPLLFMGEEYGETNPFLYFVSHGDPELLSAVREGRKREFAAFGWTGEIPDPGSAGTFLASKLDHSRAGQEPHATLRRLYGELLGLRRRDELWKPGRARATVGGDPARGWFWSCLEAEERGWLVLFHCSGDSCRASVELGGDWDLELSTVEERFGGTGEVPRERLRERAPEVVLPPWSASLYRRKGG, encoded by the coding sequence ATGCTCGAACGAGGCGCCCGCCTCGTCGGCGGAGACGAGGCGGTCTTTTCCGTGTGGGCCCCCGGGAGCGAGCGAGTGTCCCTTCGGCTCGCCGACGGCAGAGAAGTGCCGCTCGAAAAAAGGCCGGACGGGGTCCGGGAAGCTCGAGTGCGTGGGGTCGGACCGGGAACCCGGTACGCTTTTCTCCTCGAGGGGCGGGCGAGACCCGACCCGACGAGCCGTTTCCAACCCGAAGGCGTGCACGGCTGGTCGGAGATCGTGGACCCCTCGGCGTTTTCCTGGAGCGATCGCGACTGGACCGGTCTCGGCTGCGAGGATCTCGTCCTCTACGAGCTTCACGTGGGCACGTACACGGAAGAGGGGACGTTCGAGGCGATCCTTCCCCACCTCCGAGCACTCCGGGAACTCGGAGTCACGGCGTTGGAGCTCATGCCCGTCGCGGAGTTCCCCGGCCGTAGAAACTGGGGGTACGACGGGGTCTTGCCGTACGCCCCCCACGGTGCCTACGGCGGCCCGGACGGACTGCGACGGCTCGTCGATGCGGCGCACGCCGAGAGGCTCGGGGTTTTTCTCGACGTGGTCTACAACCACCTGGGACCCGAGGGGAACTACCTCGGGGAGTTCGGACCCTACTTCACGGATGCGTACCGCACGCCCTGGGGGGCCGCTCTGAATTTCGACGGGCCGGACAGCGACGAAGTCCGGCGCTACTTCCTCGACAACGCCCTCTACTGGATGCACGAGTTCCACGTGGACGGGCTGAGGCTCGACGCCGTCCACGCGATCTTCGACTTCGGGGCGATTCCGTTTCTCGAAGAGCTGGCGAGCCGGGTGCGAGAGGAAGCGGAGCGCCTCGGGAGGCGCTTTCTCCTGATCGCCGAGAGCGACCGGAACGATCCGAGGCTCGTGCGCCCTCCGCGCCGCGGGGGCTACGGCCTCGACGCGGTGTGGAACGACGACTTCCACCATGCGCTGCACGCTGCGCTCACCGGAGAACGCGACGGTTACTACGCGGACTTCGGGTCGGTCGAGCATCTGGCGAAGGCTTTCCGCGACCGCTTCGTCTACGACGGCGTCTACTCGCGGTACCGGAGGCGGCGCCACGGGGCTCCGGCGGGCGACGTGCCGGCCTCCCGCTTCGTCGTGTTCGCCCAGAACCACGACCAGGTCGGAAACCGGGCGCTCGGGGAGAGGCTTTCGCGGCTCGTGTGTTTCGAACGGCTCAAGCTCGCGGCCGCGCTGGTTTTGCTCTCGCCCTACGTGCCGCTGCTCTTCATGGGGGAGGAGTACGGCGAAACGAACCCCTTTCTTTACTTCGTGAGCCACGGGGACCCCGAGCTCCTGTCGGCGGTTCGGGAGGGCAGAAAGCGCGAGTTCGCCGCCTTCGGCTGGACCGGCGAGATTCCCGACCCCGGGTCCGCAGGAACGTTTCTCGCCTCGAAACTCGATCACTCCCGCGCCGGGCAGGAGCCGCACGCCACGCTCCGCCGACTCTACGGCGAGCTGCTCGGCCTGCGGCGCCGAGACGAGCTCTGGAAGCCGGGGCGAGCCCGTGCAACGGTCGGCGGAGATCCGGCACGGGGCTGGTTCTGGTCTTGCCTCGAGGCGGAGGAGAGGGGCTGGCTCGTACTCTTCCACTGCTCGGGCGATTCGTGCCGGGCCTCGGTCGAGCTCGGGGGTGACTGGGATCTCGAGCTTTCCACCGTGGAGGAACGTTTCGGCGGGACCGGCGAGGTGCCGCGGGAACGGCTCCGCGAGCGCGCCCCGGAAGTCGTGCTGCCCCCGTGGTCCGCCTCGCTCTACCGCCGGAAAGGAGGGTGA